In one Lycium barbarum isolate Lr01 chromosome 7, ASM1917538v2, whole genome shotgun sequence genomic region, the following are encoded:
- the LOC132602734 gene encoding aspartic proteinase nepenthesin-1-like: MEKFLHIRFLISIVFSNFLVVLGNAPLNSTYIIEAKKRFMSIDPTKLNDPPMPSYTFTIYNSDIFEKSKFKDYDSLLESKITHCQDRANYLALIPENGNAISANETLTRPHDVPKSRAREKVPKTTSTHFINGGYVVSFTLGTQQIKSYLLIDTGSDLIWWQCGPCKAKKCYEQKTPLYVSTNSKTYRKLDCIVKIESCLIEPSKYECTPFGNQCLYDVNYGDGARTKGWMADDVITFVLDQNPVRIIFGCGKDQTSGTHFSGEYSGIAGIGRRRMSGGYSLPTQFEASIMSMCLPRFFSEKGSSISFHKTPFKKTTSAELLPNFAFPSFYFVNLYKVFINDKEIPLNPSLWNFRYDMTGGVIVDTGTTFTLFPQDFYTEFRYIFRQEVQDIPMDAPFGAFDTCYEVDPSGPEPKFPVVKLYFGRQGPNNLLLLAQDRVVLHIRGKYCLAFLGWHRSVTILGSNQLQGVGLTFDTSANTLSFDLDACD; the protein is encoded by the coding sequence atggaGAAATTCCTCCATATTCGCTTTTTGATTTCAATTGTTTTCTCAAATTTTCTGGTAGTTTTGGGCAATGCACCCCTTAACTCCACTTATATTATAGAAGCCAAAAAAAGATTTATGTCTATTGATCCAACTAAGCTTAACGATCCTCCGATGCCATCATATACTTTTACCATTTATAATAGCGATATATTTGAAAAATCAAAGTTCAAGGATTACGACTCGTTACTGGAAAGTAAGATCACTCATTGTCAAGATAGAGCAAATTATTTGGCATTGATTCCCGAAAATGGCAATGCAATTAGTGCGAATGAAACTCTGACGAGGCCGCACGACGTGCCAAAGAGTAGGGCCCGCGAAAAGGTTCCGAAAACGACAAGTACACATTTCATAAATGGTGGGTATGTTGTATCTTTTACTCTTGGCACTCAGCAAATTAAAAGTTACTTGCTAATAGACACCGGAAGTGATTTAATTTGGTGGCAATGTGGTCCATGTAAGGCAAAAAAGTGTTATGAACAAAAAACACCTTTATATGTTTCAACCAATTCGAAAACATATCGAAAACTCGATTGCATTGTAAAAATTGAAAGTTGTTTAATCGAGCCCTCGAAATATGAATGTACTCCGTTCGGTAATCAGTGTCTCTATGATGTTAACTACGGGGATGGAGCAAGGACAAAAGGTTGGATGGCGGACGACGTGATTACTTTTGTTTTAGACCAAAATCCCGTAAGGATTATTTTTGGATGTGGCAAAGATCAAACGAGTGGAACACATTTTAGTGGTGAATATTCTGGGATTGCTGGCATCGGACGTAGACGAATGAGTGGTGGATATTCTTTACCAACACAATTTGAGGCGAGCATAATGTCCATGTGTCTACCGCGATTTTTTTCCGAGAAAGGATCATCAATTAGCTTCCACAAAACGCCATTTAAAAAAACAACATCCGCAGAGCTATTACCAAATTTTGCATTCCCTTCATTTTATTTCGTCAACCTGTATAAAGTTTTTATAAACGACAAGGAAATTCCACTAAACCCATCATTGTGGAATTTTAGATATGACATGACTGGTGGGGTCATTGTTGATACAGGAACAACTTTTACCCTTTTTCCTCAAGATTTTTATACTGAATTTCGTTACATATTCAGACAGGAAGTACAAGATATTCCTATGGATGCTCCATTTGGAGCTTTTGACACTTGTTATGAAGTGGATCCTAGTGGTCCTGAACCAAAATTTCCCGTTGTGAAGTTGTACTTTGGCAGGCAAGGCCCGAATAACTTATTGTTGCTGGCACAAGATCGGGTTGTGCTGCACATTAGAGGGAAATATTGTCTGGCTTTTCTAGGATGGCACCGATCAGTCACAATTTTAGGAAGTAATCAACTCCAAGGTGTAGGATTAACTTTTGATACTTCAGCAAATACTTTGTCCTTTGACTTGGATGCATGTGATTGA